Genomic segment of Mycolicibacterium psychrotolerans:
CATCGAGCCGCTGCGCGACGTCGTCGTGCTGGGTGCCACGAACCGCCCGGATCTGATCGATCCGGCGCTGCTGCGGCCCGGCCGGCTGGAGAAGCTGGTGTTCGTCGAGCCGCCGGACGCCGAGGCGCGCGCGCAGATCCTACGCACGGCGGGCAAGTCGGTGCCGCTGGCCCGCGAGGGCGCCGATGCCGTGGACCTCGACGCGCTGGCGGCCGAACTCGACGGGTACAGCGCCGCCGATTGTGTGGCGCTGCTGCGCGAGGCCGCGTTGACCGCGATGCGTCGCTCGATCGACGCCGCCGACGTCACCGCCGCCGACGTCGCCGCCGCCCGTGAAGCGGTGCGCCCCTCGCTGGATCCGCTGCAGGTCGAATCTCTGCGCGCGTTCGCCGCCGGCCGCTGACATTGCATCTTGACACTGCCTAGTTCAGTCGGCATCCTCGAACTAGGCATTGGCAAGATGAGGGAGGACCCATGACAGCACCGCTGACGGCGCGGGCCGGCGATCGCGACCGCGAGGCCACCGCCGATCTGCTCGGACAGGCACTGGCCCAGGGCTATCTCGACCTCGAGGAGTACGACGGCAGGCTGCGGCAGGTCTACGACGCGCGCACCACCCCCGACCTGCGGTACCTGACCGCCGACCTGCCGGTGGCGGAACTGCGACGCAACGATCCGCGCCGGCATGCCGCCCGGCGTGCGGCGGCCCGCCGCGGGGTGGCGTTCCATGTGGCCGGCTACCTCGCGATGGTCGTGATCGTGCTGACCGTCTGGCTGGCGGTCGGGATCGGCACCGGCGGCTGGTACTTCTGGCCCATCTGGCCGATCCTCGGCGCGGGCATCGGCGTGGCCTCCCACGCACTGCCGATCCGCTACGCGTTCCCGCCCTGCCGCGCGCGCCGCTACCCCGGCTCGCCGTACTCGTCGAACCAGTAGGCCAGCTTCCCGCGCCGGCTCACCGCCCGCAATCGGCGCTCGGCCGCCTCCCGCGTCGCCGTCGTCGTCACGATCATCACCTCGTCGCCGATCTGCAGCCGGGTCAGCGGCTCCGGGACGAACGCCCGCCCGGCCCGGATGATCAGCGTGATCACACTCGGATCGGGCAGCCGCAGTTCCAGCACCGTCACGTTGTGCAGCCGCGAGCCCCGCGCGACCGTCGTCGTCAGCAGCTCGGCGCCCAGGACGTCCAACGGGGCGGCGTCCACCTGCACTTCGCGGGTGGTGTCCCGCGGGATCAGGTCCAGCCACTCGGCGACCCGCCGCAGGCTGGGCCCCTGCACCAGGGTGAACAGCACGACGAGGATGAACACGATGTTGAGCAGCCGGTCGCTGCCGGGCACGCCCGCCACGATCGGATAGGTCGCCAGCACGATGGGCACCGCGCCGCGCAGCCCGGCATACGACAGGAACGCCTGCTCCCGCCACGGCACCCGAAAAGCCCACAGGGACAGCACAACCGACAGCGGCCGGGCCAACACCAGCAGCACCACGCCCGTCACGACCGCGGGAATCAGCTCGTCGAGCAGCTCGTCTGGCGACACAAGCAGACCCAGGATGACGAACAGCCCGATCTGCGCCAGCCAGCCCGACCCCTCGGCGAACGAGCGGGTCGCC
This window contains:
- a CDS encoding DUF1707 domain-containing protein, whose protein sequence is MTAPLTARAGDRDREATADLLGQALAQGYLDLEEYDGRLRQVYDARTTPDLRYLTADLPVAELRRNDPRRHAARRAAARRGVAFHVAGYLAMVVIVLTVWLAVGIGTGGWYFWPIWPILGAGIGVASHALPIRYAFPPCRARRYPGSPYSSNQ